A genomic window from Candidatus Neomarinimicrobiota bacterium includes:
- a CDS encoding aminotransferase class III-fold pyridoxal phosphate-dependent enzyme: LKKKYPKILGDVRGMGLMQGLELVADETIQDRTPNPQAAAQLMEETKKRGLLIGRGGLYGNAMRIAPALNIGADEIEEALAILDESIKAIAG, from the coding sequence GCTTAAGAAGAAGTACCCAAAGATTCTCGGGGACGTTCGCGGTATGGGCCTCATGCAGGGGCTTGAACTGGTGGCGGATGAGACGATTCAGGACCGGACTCCCAATCCTCAGGCGGCAGCTCAACTGATGGAAGAGACGAAGAAGCGCGGTCTCCTCATCGGTAGGGGAGGTCTCTACGGTAATGCCATGCGTATCGCACCGGCGCTTAACATCGGCGCGGATGAAATCGAGGAAGCACTCGCAATTCTGGACGAATCGATAAAGGCTATTGCAGGCTGA
- a CDS encoding rhodanese-like domain-containing protein, producing MMRSSVIAIGVALVLAACTVQTEQTSAPIKTYGNISVADLKKRLDSGEKLLLLDVRTAREFGGQLGHLDGATLIPVQELEERIGELKGFMSGEIMVYCRSGNRSKTASEILTNHGFRATNVVGGMKAWNAMMAVDNKKKRD from the coding sequence ATGATGAGAAGTTCGGTAATAGCAATTGGCGTGGCATTAGTGCTAGCGGCATGTACTGTTCAGACTGAACAGACGTCCGCTCCGATTAAGACTTACGGAAATATCTCGGTGGCGGATTTGAAGAAGCGCCTTGATTCTGGTGAGAAACTCCTTCTCTTAGACGTTCGCACGGCGCGGGAATTCGGAGGACAGCTCGGACATTTGGACGGTGCCACGCTGATTCCAGTGCAAGAATTAGAAGAAAGGATCGGAGAATTGAAGGGTTTCATGTCTGGAGAAATCATGGTCTATTGCCGCAGCGGTAACCGGAGCAAGACAGCATCGGAGATTCTTACGAATCATGGATTCAGAGCGACAAATGTTGTGGGTGGCATGAAAGCGTGGAATGCAATGATGGCGGTTGATAACAAAAAGAAACGGGATTGA
- a CDS encoding DUF302 domain-containing protein gives MSYGYERVVEDTISDVDGRIRDELKKRGFGVLTEIDVKQTLKEKLDVDFRRYRILGACNPPIAHQALSQELQIGLLLPCNVVLWENDDDTTTVAAIDAKQMLAITGRDDLEELANKVNGLLEQAVDAV, from the coding sequence ATGAGCTATGGTTATGAAAGAGTGGTAGAGGACACCATCAGCGACGTCGACGGCAGAATCCGGGACGAACTAAAGAAAAGGGGGTTCGGCGTATTGACAGAGATTGATGTGAAGCAGACGCTGAAGGAAAAACTTGACGTCGATTTCAGGCGCTACCGCATCCTCGGCGCGTGTAATCCTCCCATCGCTCACCAGGCCCTGTCGCAGGAATTACAGATCGGCTTGTTGCTTCCGTGTAACGTTGTCCTGTGGGAGAATGACGATGACACCACCACTGTGGCGGCTATCGATGCTAAACAGATGCTCGCCATCACTGGTCGGGACGACCTTGAGGAGCTGGCGAATAAGGTAAATGGTTTGCTGGAGCAGGCGGTGGACGCGGTATGA
- a CDS encoding zinc ribbon domain-containing protein, with the protein MPMYDYRCSQCGHRFEELIFNQEKKEIVCPECKTEQVERLMGAPATISGSAPACAREECPIPAGSGFS; encoded by the coding sequence ATGCCGATGTACGATTACCGCTGTTCCCAGTGCGGTCACAGATTTGAGGAACTCATCTTTAATCAGGAAAAAAAAGAGATAGTCTGTCCCGAATGTAAGACAGAGCAAGTTGAACGCCTCATGGGCGCTCCCGCCACCATAAGCGGCTCAGCCCCGGCCTGCGCAAGAGAGGAGTGTCCTATTCCCGCCGGAAGCGGCTTTTCATGA
- a CDS encoding Na+/H+ antiporter NhaC family protein gives MDNYGIWSLLPPVGALGLALWRKQIYPALLFGIWLGWWVLDGWNPFIALWSTVESLVAVFGDAGNTRVIFYSLMVGATLTLISATGGVEGFVRWLDGRQWVENRRQAQIIPFLVGVLITVESSITALVAGTVGRPLTDRHGVSREKLAYICDSTSAPICILVPFNGWGAYIIGLLAVQGVESPVATLLQSVLMNFYPMAAIVIVFISVMKRWEIGPMRKAEARAEMEGKPYADDAHPMVADDVLGVEMLSSLRPRAVNLILPVVTMVVSIVAGIYLTGKSASAPGASFWDIVQASSGSAAVFGAVLMSLVVLAVLNLRPGKLGLGKFVDLSFRGMGGMIPVVSLLVLAFALGDVVQQLGTGYYVAGVIAEIASVKLAVVGLFLIACFVAFATGTSWGTFAVMVPIAVPLAAALGGSVPMFLAAVLGGGVFGDHCSPISDTTIISSMAAASDHIDHVRTQIPYAVLGAAVALVFYLIVA, from the coding sequence ATGGATAACTACGGCATCTGGTCGCTCCTGCCGCCCGTAGGCGCTCTCGGTCTCGCCCTCTGGCGCAAGCAGATCTATCCCGCTCTGCTCTTTGGCATCTGGCTCGGGTGGTGGGTGCTGGATGGTTGGAACCCCTTCATAGCCCTATGGTCAACGGTGGAATCGCTGGTAGCTGTTTTCGGTGATGCCGGGAACACACGGGTCATCTTCTACAGTCTGATGGTGGGCGCTACTCTGACGCTCATCAGTGCGACGGGCGGTGTTGAAGGATTCGTCCGTTGGCTCGATGGGAGGCAGTGGGTTGAGAACAGACGTCAGGCACAGATTATCCCTTTCTTAGTGGGTGTTCTCATCACCGTGGAGAGTTCCATCACGGCGTTAGTGGCTGGGACGGTGGGGCGGCCTCTCACAGACAGGCACGGCGTCAGCCGAGAGAAGCTGGCATACATTTGTGATTCCACTTCCGCCCCCATCTGTATCCTTGTTCCCTTCAACGGCTGGGGAGCTTACATTATTGGACTGCTGGCGGTGCAGGGAGTGGAAAGTCCCGTGGCAACGTTGCTACAGAGTGTGCTGATGAACTTCTATCCCATGGCGGCAATTGTCATTGTGTTTATTTCAGTGATGAAGCGGTGGGAAATCGGTCCCATGAGGAAGGCTGAAGCGCGGGCGGAAATGGAAGGTAAACCGTACGCCGATGATGCACACCCCATGGTGGCAGATGACGTCTTGGGAGTTGAGATGCTATCCAGTCTGCGACCGAGAGCGGTCAATTTGATTCTGCCTGTTGTAACAATGGTGGTGAGCATTGTTGCCGGAATCTACCTTACCGGAAAGTCAGCTTCAGCTCCCGGCGCCAGTTTCTGGGATATCGTTCAGGCCAGCTCCGGCTCTGCCGCCGTTTTCGGAGCCGTTCTCATGAGTCTTGTGGTGCTGGCGGTTCTCAATCTTCGTCCCGGTAAACTGGGATTGGGCAAATTCGTTGATCTCAGCTTTCGCGGCATGGGCGGCATGATCCCTGTGGTGAGCCTCTTGGTGCTGGCATTCGCCCTGGGGGATGTCGTTCAGCAGTTGGGAACGGGATACTATGTGGCGGGTGTCATCGCTGAGATTGCCAGTGTGAAGCTGGCGGTAGTGGGACTTTTCCTCATCGCCTGTTTTGTAGCCTTTGCTACCGGCACATCCTGGGGGACTTTTGCCGTGATGGTTCCCATTGCCGTTCCGCTGGCGGCGGCTCTTGGCGGTAGCGTCCCCATGTTTCTGGCGGCGGTGCTGGGAGGTGGTGTCTTCGGCGATCACTGCTCCCCCATCTCGGATACTACGATTATCTCCTCCATGGCAGCGGCATCGGATCACATCGATCATGTCCGGACGCAGATTCCTTATGCGGTTTTGGGCGCGGCTGTGGCGTTAGTATTCTACCTTATCGTAGCTTAA
- a CDS encoding ectonucleotide pyrophosphatase/phosphodiesterase codes for MVSCDLPRGGKRDPRVVLISVDGLRAEVFLHPEEHGLSSVNLPNFGRIRQSGAHIKEVTTVFPSHTFPSHTSMVTGRPPSEHGIIHNRPFRPDQSFDQWYWWADSLKAPTLFHLAQSKGLVTAATPWPVSVNGPFDYLVPEIEPASGDSLSTLDLVRQHDKPPYLIEYFAFFGGLKSNEAAVQGFQRDINLHRIFKTVFSRRLPHLTGYHILYPDDAQHEHGRNHPEVRKSYIFADSLIGSVIDLITKLDQWPYTTLIVTGDHGHVDHHTDIRLNVLLSDSGLVTIQNGRITGWDAVSHAAGGAAFIRLRDPSDDYIRTRIRSILMSKAWCRLLESSDLPPDLQGYDRADFILLAEDGYNFPGDLERPFMVPHSGGGHGGDPRISSLKTTLFAMGRGIETGTVLESSHTTQTAVLIAKLLGLPLEVEVAVPELLKPED; via the coding sequence ATGGTCAGTTGCGATCTGCCACGGGGAGGTAAACGAGATCCAAGAGTTGTTCTCATCTCAGTAGACGGCCTTCGGGCTGAAGTCTTTCTCCATCCCGAAGAACACGGTTTATCATCCGTGAACCTCCCCAACTTCGGTCGAATTAGACAGTCGGGCGCCCATATCAAAGAAGTTACTACCGTCTTTCCCTCCCACACCTTCCCCTCCCATACCTCAATGGTCACAGGGAGACCGCCTTCAGAACACGGAATCATTCACAACCGTCCGTTCCGGCCAGACCAAAGTTTCGATCAGTGGTACTGGTGGGCAGACAGTCTTAAGGCACCAACACTTTTTCATCTAGCTCAATCTAAGGGCCTGGTCACCGCGGCCACACCGTGGCCCGTCTCTGTAAACGGTCCCTTTGACTATCTTGTGCCGGAAATTGAACCGGCATCAGGGGACAGTCTGTCAACCCTGGATCTGGTGCGCCAACACGACAAGCCTCCATATCTCATCGAATACTTCGCCTTTTTCGGCGGACTGAAATCAAATGAAGCAGCGGTTCAAGGGTTTCAGCGGGACATTAACCTGCACCGTATTTTCAAGACCGTTTTCAGCCGGCGGCTGCCACATTTAACGGGCTACCACATTCTCTATCCCGATGACGCCCAGCATGAGCACGGGCGGAATCATCCCGAAGTGCGAAAATCCTACATTTTCGCCGACTCACTTATCGGCTCGGTCATTGATCTGATCACGAAGCTCGATCAGTGGCCTTACACGACACTTATTGTTACGGGAGATCACGGTCACGTCGATCACCACACCGACATCCGTCTCAACGTACTTCTCAGCGATTCCGGATTGGTGACCATCCAAAATGGACGCATCACCGGATGGGACGCCGTCTCTCACGCCGCCGGAGGTGCAGCTTTCATTCGCCTCCGCGATCCTTCCGACGATTATATAAGAACGCGCATACGGAGTATTCTGATGTCGAAGGCGTGGTGCCGTCTGCTGGAGTCGTCCGATCTACCACCGGACTTACAAGGCTATGACCGCGCTGACTTCATCTTATTAGCTGAGGACGGCTACAACTTTCCCGGAGATCTCGAACGTCCCTTTATGGTGCCTCATTCGGGCGGCGGACACGGCGGCGATCCTCGCATCTCTTCGCTCAAGACGACCCTTTTCGCCATGGGGCGCGGCATTGAAACAGGCACCGTTTTGGAGAGCAGTCACACGACGCAGACGGCAGTGCTTATTGCCAAACTGTTGGGTCTTCCTCTTGAAGTTGAAGTTGCTGTGCCCGAGCTGCTAAAACCGGAAGATTAA
- a CDS encoding carboxypeptidase-like regulatory domain-containing protein: MRRIKAILFLSLFMPIFAGALLAKTYSISGVVVDLEGEKLGDVEVVLLDADGEEIDKTSTSKRFGKGKFEFKKLESGKYAVEASKEEIGSASQKITIDEDDVEIELTLGAKAEKRKEGVAAEEGEAERAPQEEYVMTEVAFEIKKMTAELDHLGGQVRDLQARSEMWTNPLSIYAKEIILDNGSTVFGKVVYQDEEILKVETLVGYLVIDRSQVVRIIENVAGEDEPEYVPEQIRETYSPPPMPKLAEPRYVSAEPSERMAARERGANVVLVGNISEKKDRSNNITFAGQIKNIGGRRADFVKVNFVFRKDWSGATKTLTTFVLGAYHTFDSGITTDSSLLPGASGKFELIVPTDFGSFIGYSYTVDWEEYE, from the coding sequence GTGAGACGAATAAAAGCGATACTATTCCTGTCTCTTTTTATGCCCATCTTTGCTGGGGCGCTCCTTGCAAAAACGTATAGTATTTCAGGCGTTGTCGTCGATCTTGAAGGCGAAAAGCTTGGAGATGTCGAGGTAGTGCTTCTAGATGCGGATGGAGAAGAGATAGACAAAACTTCAACTTCAAAACGATTTGGTAAAGGCAAGTTCGAGTTCAAAAAACTCGAGTCCGGGAAATATGCTGTCGAGGCGAGCAAGGAGGAAATCGGTTCAGCCAGTCAAAAAATCACAATTGATGAGGATGATGTTGAGATCGAACTGACTCTGGGTGCAAAGGCGGAGAAGAGGAAGGAAGGGGTCGCCGCTGAGGAGGGCGAAGCTGAACGAGCTCCCCAGGAAGAATATGTGATGACTGAAGTCGCTTTCGAGATCAAAAAGATGACGGCTGAACTCGATCATCTGGGCGGTCAGGTAAGGGATCTTCAGGCCAGGAGTGAAATGTGGACCAATCCCCTTTCCATCTACGCTAAGGAGATCATACTCGATAACGGCAGCACCGTCTTTGGCAAAGTGGTTTATCAGGACGAAGAGATTCTAAAGGTTGAAACACTGGTCGGCTATCTGGTGATAGACAGGAGTCAGGTGGTGCGAATTATTGAGAATGTCGCTGGGGAAGATGAACCTGAATATGTCCCCGAGCAGATTCGAGAGACATATAGTCCACCGCCAATGCCAAAGTTAGCTGAGCCGCGCTATGTTTCGGCTGAGCCTTCAGAGCGAATGGCTGCCAGAGAACGGGGAGCCAATGTTGTTTTAGTAGGCAATATTTCTGAGAAAAAGGATCGTTCTAACAATATCACCTTTGCGGGGCAGATAAAAAACATTGGTGGCCGGCGTGCCGATTTCGTTAAGGTAAACTTTGTCTTCCGCAAAGATTGGAGCGGCGCCACAAAGACACTCACCACCTTTGTCTTGGGTGCCTATCATACATTCGATTCGGGAATTACCACGGATTCATCGCTTCTCCCAGGCGCTTCCGGCAAATTTGAGCTGATCGTCCCAACTGACTTTGGATCGTTTATCGGTTATTCATACACCGTCGATTGGGAAGAGTACGAATGA
- a CDS encoding tetratricopeptide repeat protein, translating into MSAIVSQRGVRLILHGVLAFSALLLGQSPTSSNSDAFFLDLGIVIEPTKGTEEVNRLVKAPPEKVSFLLDKTPSGALYMASTKEMNQTLERIHQRLEILEIAFHDEMSGLKKENRELREMVSDLLVRETIIQVQSAPAVSAVEEKSAAEPTPVPGTGKSESMAPEFDEEVIQVIPVVPETEKLPFNRMAYMNAVFAYQREDYVSALAHFSKLSLTGVDQVTVGNILYWEADCYYQLRNYEASLDVLKRVTSLFNSDKQDDAMILTGLVYRLMGEEMRALQAFGEIIDTFPDSEYFNLAQMELRRSER; encoded by the coding sequence ATGAGCGCCATCGTTAGTCAAAGAGGAGTGCGTCTTATCCTCCATGGTGTACTTGCTTTTTCGGCCCTTCTTTTGGGACAGTCACCCACATCATCAAACAGCGACGCCTTCTTTCTTGATTTAGGGATAGTCATCGAGCCAACTAAAGGGACCGAAGAGGTCAATCGTCTGGTCAAGGCACCCCCTGAGAAAGTGTCGTTTCTGCTAGATAAAACTCCCAGCGGCGCTCTGTATATGGCGTCAACAAAGGAGATGAATCAGACGCTGGAACGCATCCATCAGCGACTAGAAATTCTGGAGATAGCATTTCATGATGAAATGTCTGGCCTGAAAAAAGAGAATAGAGAGCTTAGAGAGATGGTGTCTGACCTTCTGGTGAGGGAAACGATTATTCAAGTTCAATCTGCTCCTGCGGTCTCTGCCGTGGAAGAGAAGTCGGCCGCAGAACCGACACCTGTCCCCGGGACGGGAAAATCTGAAAGTATGGCGCCTGAATTTGATGAGGAAGTCATACAGGTTATTCCTGTAGTGCCCGAAACGGAGAAACTGCCGTTCAACAGGATGGCATATATGAATGCTGTGTTTGCATACCAGCGAGAGGATTATGTTTCGGCGTTAGCACATTTTTCAAAACTGTCCCTCACAGGTGTTGATCAGGTTACGGTGGGAAACATCCTCTATTGGGAGGCGGATTGTTACTATCAGTTAAGGAATTATGAGGCGTCGTTGGACGTCCTGAAGCGTGTCACCTCTTTGTTCAATTCAGACAAACAGGATGACGCCATGATACTGACGGGTCTCGTCTACCGCCTGATGGGAGAAGAGATGCGGGCTCTGCAGGCGTTTGGTGAAATCATCGATACATTCCCGGACAGTGAGTATTTCAATTTGGCGCAGATGGAATTGAGAAGGTCGGAGAGATAG
- a CDS encoding tetratricopeptide repeat protein produces the protein MLISKIRGLIVVILLLAPPLQAVTRVAYTHPGNMMKIPTTYVRRSPYLFSAGFSSEIHGFSPFNTARGVYFAMDITDKFTLGFSSGQGADTTSVDNILESTYVPPVEFGFHLQQKIYVRSDISFSLGLHDIVFENAPDGLSLDPKQLSFFGVIGSEKSFGEYHLSTYMGFGTGGFSPVVSTETSVTTQTADTASTGTGAGVFAGVLLGTPFLPKWGGLDFVGEFDGTGINVGLRIPLTSDYRLSLGFTHIENLPAFSAEAYSFDHPGVTIGFTMAIPRGVPGRGVPGVPSRAMGPTPTPEAGVIDSTLMFADVAVATLRDSLRVSRHQSRNLASQAALLRQRSVSLEDSVKSLKLEKSVSQKNVNRAMRHLSRSLRYFYSGDYREALQEVETALELNPNLALAYARRGSIYYKLGDSQRATINWNLALQMDPEYDDVRNILKALHENRLKTTSFSRE, from the coding sequence ATGTTGATCAGTAAAATAAGGGGACTCATCGTAGTTATATTGTTGCTGGCGCCGCCTCTTCAGGCGGTGACGCGTGTCGCCTACACGCACCCGGGTAATATGATGAAGATTCCCACAACGTATGTCAGACGGTCCCCCTATCTCTTCAGTGCCGGCTTCAGCTCGGAGATTCACGGTTTCTCGCCGTTCAATACAGCCCGCGGTGTCTATTTTGCCATGGATATCACAGATAAATTCACACTTGGGTTTTCTTCAGGGCAGGGGGCAGACACAACTTCAGTGGATAATATTCTTGAGTCTACCTATGTGCCTCCGGTGGAATTCGGATTTCACTTACAGCAGAAGATATATGTCCGCAGCGACATCTCTTTCTCCCTGGGACTTCATGACATCGTCTTTGAGAATGCGCCGGACGGACTCAGCCTCGATCCTAAACAGCTCTCCTTTTTTGGCGTAATTGGTAGTGAAAAATCCTTCGGAGAATACCACCTCAGTACTTATATGGGATTTGGCACCGGTGGATTCTCTCCCGTAGTCAGCACAGAGACGTCGGTCACAACACAGACCGCTGATACAGCGAGTACAGGCACAGGCGCGGGAGTATTTGCGGGAGTATTACTGGGAACTCCTTTTTTGCCCAAATGGGGCGGACTTGATTTTGTGGGTGAATTCGACGGCACAGGCATCAATGTGGGACTCCGCATCCCCCTTACCTCGGATTATCGCTTGAGCCTAGGATTCACCCACATAGAAAACTTGCCGGCATTTTCAGCTGAAGCGTACAGTTTTGATCATCCCGGTGTTACGATCGGTTTCACCATGGCTATCCCCAGGGGAGTGCCAGGGAGAGGAGTGCCAGGCGTCCCATCACGGGCAATGGGGCCGACACCGACCCCCGAAGCGGGTGTTATCGATTCTACGCTGATGTTTGCAGATGTTGCGGTGGCAACCCTTCGTGATTCACTTCGTGTGTCCCGTCATCAGTCACGCAATCTTGCTTCGCAGGCTGCATTGCTGAGGCAGAGATCGGTATCCCTTGAAGATTCCGTGAAGTCTCTCAAGCTGGAGAAGAGTGTCTCACAGAAAAACGTCAACCGGGCTATGCGGCACCTGTCACGTTCGTTGCGTTATTTCTACTCTGGTGATTACCGTGAAGCGCTGCAGGAAGTGGAAACAGCACTGGAACTTAATCCAAATCTGGCGTTGGCCTATGCCAGACGAGGATCAATTTACTATAAGTTGGGCGATTCACAGCGAGCGACCATCAACTGGAATCTTGCGCTGCAGATGGATCCTGAATATGATGACGTAAGGAATATACTGAAGGCATTACACGAAAACAGACTGAAAACCACAAGCTTTAGTAGGGAGTAA
- a CDS encoding MotA/TolQ/ExbB proton channel family protein, whose product MDIATLVGILLGLVAIVGGIAMAAMAAGASAMVFVSGSSFAIVFGGMIASVSVAFPLSDVLKLGAAMGAVFKGGGAKLGTLVDDAVEVSEVGRKGAADLEKAVEGIKNYFFRDGVQMVVDGYSEEELVEIMNTRIDYREIREKSQADLFKTMGNMSPAWGMVGTLIGLVIMLAGFGGEGGGTDALGAGMSAALITTFYGAVMANLFFLPMAAKLSTRISSTSTLQSMLVEAARLIHQRKHPLIVREKLNSFIPPKEWKKAE is encoded by the coding sequence ATGGATATAGCAACCCTGGTGGGGATTCTTCTCGGGTTAGTGGCAATTGTGGGCGGGATTGCAATGGCAGCAATGGCGGCGGGGGCCAGTGCCATGGTGTTTGTTTCCGGCTCAAGTTTTGCTATTGTTTTCGGAGGCATGATAGCTTCAGTTTCAGTAGCCTTCCCTCTGTCAGACGTCTTGAAGCTGGGCGCCGCTATGGGGGCGGTTTTTAAAGGCGGCGGCGCCAAACTGGGAACCTTGGTTGATGATGCCGTGGAGGTTTCCGAAGTGGGGCGAAAGGGCGCCGCAGATCTTGAGAAAGCTGTGGAAGGGATTAAGAATTATTTTTTCCGGGATGGAGTCCAGATGGTGGTGGACGGATACTCAGAAGAGGAACTGGTAGAAATCATGAACACGCGCATCGATTACCGTGAAATTCGTGAAAAGTCACAGGCGGACCTGTTCAAAACCATGGGGAATATGTCTCCAGCCTGGGGAATGGTAGGAACTCTGATCGGGCTGGTTATTATGCTCGCCGGTTTTGGCGGTGAAGGGGGAGGTACCGACGCCCTTGGTGCTGGAATGTCAGCCGCCCTTATCACAACATTCTACGGAGCTGTGATGGCCAATCTCTTCTTTCTCCCGATGGCTGCCAAACTTAGCACCCGCATCAGTTCAACCAGTACATTACAGTCGATGCTTGTAGAAGCGGCACGGCTGATCCACCAGAGAAAGCACCCCCTGATCGTGCGTGAAAAACTTAACTCATTTATCCCACCTAAGGAGTGGAAGAAAGCAGAGTAG
- a CDS encoding flagellar motor protein MotB, with amino-acid sequence MATPAEIKKWKQKGRDEVEEGLPGWFGTFADMMTLLFAFFVLLAAISTIDPVKLQEMADGMGKSVGKKKKLENQSMTLADVKKAAQEMVEEMEADPETGEKPVEVTTGPRGVTIGISSDISFGSGSSNLKGGIIPVLQGIVPTIQSSYFMVAVEGHTDTDQLPVSFQDKFPSNWELSGARAAAVVRELVKLGVEPTRLQAVGFAEYIPRDRPTDRVINDALIREFNATTELKARNRRVEITFLASGLKSSASKLPVDNNEEE; translated from the coding sequence GTGGCTACGCCTGCCGAAATTAAGAAGTGGAAGCAGAAGGGACGAGATGAAGTTGAAGAAGGTCTGCCCGGCTGGTTCGGCACTTTTGCGGATATGATGACGCTGCTTTTTGCTTTCTTTGTTCTGTTAGCCGCTATTTCCACCATTGATCCGGTGAAACTGCAGGAAATGGCTGATGGTATGGGGAAGTCGGTGGGAAAGAAGAAAAAATTAGAGAATCAGTCTATGACACTGGCTGATGTGAAAAAAGCTGCGCAGGAAATGGTAGAGGAGATGGAAGCCGATCCTGAGACAGGGGAAAAACCGGTTGAAGTGACTACGGGACCGCGCGGTGTAACCATAGGCATCTCATCTGATATCAGTTTTGGCTCAGGCTCGTCAAACCTGAAGGGCGGAATTATCCCCGTATTGCAGGGTATTGTGCCAACGATTCAATCTTCCTACTTCATGGTGGCTGTAGAGGGACATACCGATACGGATCAACTACCCGTATCGTTTCAGGATAAATTCCCCAGTAATTGGGAACTCTCCGGTGCGCGCGCTGCCGCGGTAGTAAGAGAATTAGTTAAATTGGGGGTTGAGCCTACACGGTTGCAGGCGGTCGGTTTTGCCGAGTATATCCCCAGAGATCGCCCTACTGATAGAGTTATTAATGATGCTCTGATCAGGGAGTTTAATGCAACCACGGAACTGAAAGCAAGAAACCGGCGCGTGGAGATAACATTTTTAGCGTCGGGCCTCAAAAGTAGCGCATCCAAACTTCCTGTTGATAATAATGAGGAAGAGTGA